GTACAGGGCTTTCAGGCGTTCGTCCTCGCGCATGTCCAGGCGGAACGGATCACGCGCCAGGCCATCAACTGTGCCGCGTTCGGGGCGGGCACCAAGACCGCGCTCGGCAGCATTCTTGTCGCCGTAGAAGCGGAGCCCACCGGAGGCGAAAACGCGCTCGGGGACATCATTGATCCACCAGTTGACGAGGTCGAAGTGGTGCGAGGCCTTGTGGATGAGCAGGCCACCGGAGTTCTTCTTCTCACGGTGCCAGCGGCGGAAATAATCCGCGCCGTGCACCGTGTCCAGCACCCACGCGAAGTCGATGGATGTGACCTTGCCGATCACGCCGTCCTGGATGATCTCCTTCAGCGCGGTGTTGCGCGGCGAGTAACGGTAGTTGAACGTGACAACGACGTTTCGTCCGGTTTCCGCGACGGCAGTGGTAATGCGGCGGCAGCCCTCAACGTCAATGGTCAGGGGCTTTTCAACCACGACGTCGGCACCCGCCTCGAGTGCCTCGACGATGTAGTCCGCGTGGGTGTAGTCCGGCGTCGTGACGATGACGCGTTCGATGCCGTTGGCCTGGATAAACTCGGTCAGCTTGGCTGGCTCGAAGTATGCCACCGGCTCTGTTCCGCCCAGTTCCTTGATGAGTTCCTGGTAAAACTCCACGCGGCCCTGGTTCACGTCCGACAACGCGACGAGCTCAGCTACGTCAGCGTGCTGTCCATAGATCGCGCGAATGTACATTTCAGAACGGCCGCCGGTGCCGATAAGGGCCATGCGGGTCCGATGACGATCAGCGTTTCCGGTGGCGGATGCGGATGTGTCTGCCCCGGGTGAATGGGTCTCGGCGGTGTCGACGTTGACCATGGAAATGCCCCTTTCAAAAGGCAGAGTGAACCGCTTGACGGCCCGGCGTGAACTGGGAAGAATCATGAGAAAGCGTTTTCTCAGAGCGTTATAAGCTTTGTATCAAGACTCTGGCGGTTCCGTCAACCATTGCCCCAACGCAGGGGCAGCACGCGGACTGCCAACCGGAAGGGGCAACATGGCACGGAGGAACACCAATCGGCGGGTTGGCATAGCCGATGTCGCGGAGAAAGC
This genomic stretch from Micrococcaceae bacterium Sec5.1 harbors:
- a CDS encoding Gfo/Idh/MocA family oxidoreductase; the encoded protein is MVNVDTAETHSPGADTSASATGNADRHRTRMALIGTGGRSEMYIRAIYGQHADVAELVALSDVNQGRVEFYQELIKELGGTEPVAYFEPAKLTEFIQANGIERVIVTTPDYTHADYIVEALEAGADVVVEKPLTIDVEGCRRITTAVAETGRNVVVTFNYRYSPRNTALKEIIQDGVIGKVTSIDFAWVLDTVHGADYFRRWHREKKNSGGLLIHKASHHFDLVNWWINDVPERVFASGGLRFYGDKNAAERGLGARPERGTVDGLARDPFRLDMREDERLKALYYDNEKFDGYLRDQDVFTEGITIEDNLALVVDYQGGPTLSYSLNAHSPWEGYRVSVNGTEGRAELEVVERAAVQFSTDKKTVVDPSATAIEEEDAVRRNGERLVVQRHWEAAYEVPIVNGEGGHGGGDNLLLSDLFNGPGVDPLGRPSGYIDGLRSVSVGIAGNQSLDTELPVRISELGLGVDLSRGQA